The Candidatus Rickettsiella isopodorum region AACTTTAGGGACGGGTGCAGGATGGCCATGCTCATTAGTACCTACAAAAGTAAAATAGGCAGATACTATATGACGTCGTGTTCCGGTACGATAATCTTCAGCAAGAACCCGTACTCCGATTTCCATTGAACTGGTCCAACTACGGTTAATAGCCGCTTGAAATATTAGAATATCTCCTCGAGTTGCTGGCTGCAAAAAATGCATAGCATCGACAGAAACAGTCACACAAGGCCTTTGACTGTGTCTCTCGGCAACAACAGAAGCCACTCTATCGAGAGTGGACATCACTAAACCACCGAACACGGTTTCTGTTGAGTTCAAATCATTAGGAAATATTTTATAAGTATGGTCATGTACAGCCGAGGCTGAAACGGTTTTTTCTTGTGGTATAGACATTAGCCACCTAAGTTTTCTTTTATCATCAAAAAACTATTATAACTTAATATTATTTACAAACACACCTCATGTTGTTTGACCAATACATTCTCCAAATTTCATTTTTTTTCCAGATAATTCAGCCAACCACTTCATACGATTGGGGGCGAATAAAATAATAACCGTAGAACCTAATTGAAATTGCCCTATCTCTTGTCCTTTAAGTAAGGAAATTTTGTTATCTAGATAATGCCAATGATAAATATGTCGTTTCAAAGCAGGTACGATAACTCCTTCCCACGTGATGTTGATGCTGCCAACGAGCATCGCTCCGACTAAAATGACTGCCATGGGACCTATAGATGTAGAAAATAGCGTAATAACTCGTTCATTTCGAACAAATAAATTGGGTAGTTCTTTTGTGGTTTGATCATCTACTGAAAATAAACGTCCTGGAACATAAATCATTTCTTTCAATTCGCCGCTATAAGGAATATGGACACGATGATAATCTTGAGGGGCTAGATAAAAGGTGGCAAATTCTCCTCCTTGAAATTGTGTGGCTATTTTGGCTGAGCCTCCTAATAAGGCTTGTAAGTTATAGTTTACTTTTTTGGCTTGGATAAGCTGATTTTTCTTGATATGGCCAATTTGACTAATAGTTCCATCTACAGGCGACACAATATCTCTAGTATCACTAGAAATTGGGCGCATTTCGGTTTTTAAAGAGCGTGTAAAAAAATGATTAAAATTAATATAACGATTAGGATTTTCTTCCCGCGCTAAAGTCATATCAACCTGATAATGGCGAATGAACCCATGGATTAATCTATTTTTGATCCATGGCTGTTTGCAGTTGGCTATCCATCCAGCAAAACGCGAGAGACTATGTTGGGGTAGTAACGATTGATAACGAGTG contains the following coding sequences:
- a CDS encoding acyl-CoA thioesterase — encoded protein: MSIPQEKTVSASAVHDHTYKIFPNDLNSTETVFGGLVMSTLDRVASVVAERHSQRPCVTVSVDAMHFLQPATRGDILIFQAAINRSWTSSMEIGVRVLAEDYRTGTRRHIVSAYFTFVGTNEHGHPAPVPKVIPETNDEIRRYEEAGKRRERRHQASRKTN
- the asd gene encoding archaetidylserine decarboxylase (Phosphatidylserine decarboxylase is synthesized as a single chain precursor. Generation of the pyruvoyl active site from a Ser is coupled to cleavage of a Gly-Ser bond between the larger (beta) and smaller (alpha chains). It is an integral membrane protein.); the encoded protein is MHTRYQSLLPQHSLSRFAGWIANCKQPWIKNRLIHGFIRHYQVDMTLAREENPNRYINFNHFFTRSLKTEMRPISSDTRDIVSPVDGTISQIGHIKKNQLIQAKKVNYNLQALLGGSAKIATQFQGGEFATFYLAPQDYHRVHIPYSGELKEMIYVPGRLFSVDDQTTKELPNLFVRNERVITLFSTSIGPMAVILVGAMLVGSINITWEGVIVPALKRHIYHWHYLDNKISLLKGQEIGQFQLGSTVIILFAPNRMKWLAELSGKKMKFGECIGQTT